From one Nocardioides scoriae genomic stretch:
- a CDS encoding arsenate reductase/protein-tyrosine-phosphatase family protein: MAETPAADRADVGDPFRVLFVCVGNVCRSPLGERLAAALLPSSFEVSSAGVGALAGQGMDPDAAAQLARLGGSSEGFVARQLTPAMVREADLVLTATTAIRSRALEEAPTALRRTFTLRELAALLDVVEDPGAGPAALVRAAAQERSRAQLERYDVVDPYRRGSEVHAEAAAEIDAAVRRVVAALAP; encoded by the coding sequence GTGGCCGAGACCCCAGCAGCCGACCGGGCCGACGTCGGCGACCCCTTCCGGGTGCTGTTCGTGTGCGTCGGCAACGTCTGCCGCTCCCCGCTGGGCGAGCGCCTGGCCGCGGCCCTGCTGCCCTCGTCGTTCGAGGTCTCCAGCGCCGGTGTCGGCGCCCTGGCCGGCCAGGGCATGGACCCCGACGCCGCGGCCCAGCTGGCGCGGCTCGGCGGGTCCTCCGAGGGGTTCGTCGCCCGCCAGCTCACCCCGGCGATGGTGCGCGAGGCCGACCTGGTCCTGACCGCGACCACGGCGATCCGCTCCCGGGCGCTGGAGGAAGCGCCGACCGCACTGCGCCGCACCTTCACCCTCCGCGAGCTCGCCGCCCTGCTCGACGTGGTCGAGGACCCGGGCGCGGGTCCCGCCGCGCTGGTGCGGGCGGCCGCGCAGGAGCGGTCGCGGGCGCAGCTCGAGCGCTACGACGTCGTCGACCCCTACCGCCGCGGCAGCGAGGTCCACGCCGAGGCGGCCGCCGAGATCGACGCCGCGGTCCGCCGCGTCGTCGCCGCGCTGGCGCCCTAG
- a CDS encoding helix-turn-helix domain-containing protein, with protein MAKSKVGSAVVSLGDYLREQRVSAELSLRQLAEQTGVSNPYLSQIERGLRKPSAEVLQQLAKALRISAEQLYVQAGILSPDDGQVRSVELAILGDPVLSERQKQSLLDVYQAFRVMAEAGGTVEVPQQVSPDDALPRVAPPEADEAPVDPDRASTPTEGEHHG; from the coding sequence ATGGCGAAGAGCAAGGTCGGCAGCGCAGTCGTCTCGTTGGGGGACTACCTCCGCGAGCAGCGCGTGTCGGCCGAGCTCTCGTTGCGCCAGCTGGCTGAGCAGACCGGGGTGTCCAACCCCTACCTCAGCCAGATCGAGCGCGGACTGCGCAAGCCCTCGGCCGAGGTGCTCCAGCAGCTCGCGAAAGCACTGCGGATCTCGGCCGAGCAGCTCTACGTGCAGGCCGGCATCCTCAGCCCGGACGACGGGCAGGTGCGCTCGGTCGAGCTGGCCATCCTGGGCGACCCGGTGCTCAGCGAGCGGCAGAAGCAGTCGCTGCTCGACGTCTACCAGGCGTTCCGGGTGATGGCCGAGGCCGGCGGGACCGTCGAGGTCCCCCAGCAGGTGTCGCCCGACGATGCGCTGCCGCGCGTCGCGCCCCCAGAAGCAGACGAAGCACCGGTCGACCCCGACCGTGCCAGCACGCCAACCGAAGGAGAACACCATGGCTAA
- a CDS encoding PDDEXK family nuclease, producing the protein MEVGQAVRELGGLASREALLRVVAVRDLERAVVSGEVVRMRRGVYGLPGLDADRAAAIAIGGPLSHLSAALAHGWKVRLPPERPQVMVPRGRNVAQSRRRGVGLRWGAVTPQELVAGIRGEVATVLDCARDLPLEDALAVADSALRAGVPRGDLLRACSRLPRTGRSRALEVVELADARAANPFESVVRAVLLGVPGTCFEPQQWIGTLGRADLLDRRLRLAVEADSFEFHADAAALRRDTERYNAFVGEGYRVVRFAWAHAMFDQDYVRATVTAAARVQERSVRSCGTCTAA; encoded by the coding sequence GTGGAGGTCGGTCAGGCGGTCCGGGAGCTCGGGGGACTGGCGTCCCGGGAGGCGCTGCTGCGCGTCGTCGCGGTGCGCGACCTCGAGCGGGCGGTCGTCAGCGGCGAGGTGGTGCGGATGCGGCGTGGGGTCTACGGTCTGCCCGGCCTGGACGCCGACCGAGCAGCGGCGATCGCGATTGGCGGGCCCCTGAGCCACCTGTCCGCGGCCCTGGCCCACGGTTGGAAGGTCAGGCTGCCCCCGGAACGACCGCAGGTCATGGTGCCGCGAGGCCGCAACGTCGCGCAGTCCCGACGGCGTGGGGTGGGCCTGCGGTGGGGCGCGGTGACGCCGCAGGAGCTGGTGGCCGGGATCAGGGGCGAGGTGGCCACTGTGCTCGACTGCGCCCGCGACCTGCCCCTCGAGGACGCCCTGGCCGTGGCGGACTCGGCGCTGCGCGCCGGAGTGCCGCGTGGGGATCTGCTGCGGGCCTGCTCCCGGCTGCCGCGCACGGGGCGGTCGCGAGCCCTCGAGGTGGTCGAGCTCGCGGACGCCCGCGCGGCCAACCCCTTCGAGTCGGTCGTGCGGGCCGTGCTGCTGGGCGTGCCCGGCACGTGCTTCGAGCCGCAGCAGTGGATCGGCACGCTGGGCCGGGCCGACCTGCTCGACCGACGGCTGCGGCTGGCGGTGGAGGCCGACTCGTTCGAGTTCCACGCCGATGCGGCTGCACTGCGTCGCGACACCGAGCGCTACAACGCCTTCGTCGGCGAGGGCTACCGGGTCGTGCGCTTCGCCTGGGCACACGCGATGTTCGACCAGGACTACGTACGGGCCACCGTCACCGCGGCGGCGCGTGTGCAGGAACGATCAGTTCGCTCCTGCGGCACCTGCACCGCCGCCTGA
- the cysC gene encoding adenylyl-sulfate kinase, producing MPAPQHCPTPRELDDLEVLLSGALAPRTTFDDQLTLVLPAELAEVVAAGDEVELVDPEGLPLARYSREGLVALGAAAYGPFRRLQLTPAQAREAHAGALVVPVAAPLSEADLAFVGERAAGRDVVLLTLSGTGTPQDVSPVGLVRTSLVAARLLTAADTPAHVVVVPLPAHGDADLDHALGQQVAAAYGEDVVALPPDDDGSWPDEIAAAVAQDQPGDEDRGVVVLFTGLSGSGKSTLARALHDLVLEDGRRTVTSLDGDVVRRHLSAGLSFSKADRETNIRRIGWVAAEIARHRGVAICSPIAPFDATRQQVRAMVEDAGGELVLVHVATPLEECERRDRKGLYAKARRGEIPEFTGISSPYEVPADADVAIDTTGRSVEDCLAELLPHLPFGLEGPA from the coding sequence GTGCCCGCCCCCCAGCACTGCCCGACGCCGCGCGAGCTGGACGATCTCGAGGTCCTCCTCTCGGGCGCCCTCGCCCCCCGCACGACCTTCGACGACCAGCTGACGCTGGTCCTCCCGGCCGAGCTGGCCGAGGTCGTCGCGGCCGGCGACGAGGTCGAGCTGGTGGACCCCGAGGGGCTGCCGCTCGCCCGCTACTCCCGCGAGGGGCTGGTGGCGCTGGGCGCCGCGGCGTACGGCCCCTTCCGGCGGCTGCAGCTGACCCCGGCCCAGGCCCGCGAGGCGCACGCCGGCGCGCTGGTCGTGCCCGTCGCCGCCCCGCTCAGCGAGGCCGACCTGGCGTTCGTGGGCGAGCGGGCCGCGGGCCGCGACGTCGTGCTGCTGACCCTGTCGGGCACCGGCACGCCCCAGGACGTCTCCCCGGTCGGGCTGGTCCGCACCTCCCTCGTGGCCGCCCGGCTGCTCACCGCGGCCGACACGCCGGCCCACGTGGTCGTCGTGCCGCTGCCCGCCCACGGCGACGCCGACCTCGACCACGCCCTGGGGCAGCAGGTCGCCGCGGCGTACGGCGAGGACGTGGTGGCGCTGCCGCCCGACGACGACGGCTCCTGGCCCGACGAGATCGCGGCCGCCGTCGCGCAGGACCAGCCCGGCGACGAGGACCGCGGCGTGGTCGTGCTGTTCACCGGCCTCTCCGGGAGCGGCAAGTCGACCCTCGCCCGGGCGCTGCACGACCTGGTGCTCGAGGACGGTCGGCGCACCGTCACCAGCCTCGACGGGGACGTCGTACGACGCCACCTGAGCGCGGGGCTGTCCTTCTCCAAGGCCGACCGCGAGACCAACATCCGCCGCATCGGCTGGGTGGCCGCCGAGATCGCCCGCCACCGCGGCGTCGCGATCTGCTCCCCCATCGCCCCCTTCGACGCCACCCGCCAGCAGGTGCGGGCGATGGTCGAGGACGCCGGCGGCGAGCTGGTGCTCGTCCACGTCGCCACCCCGCTGGAGGAGTGCGAGCGCCGCGACCGCAAGGGGCTGTACGCCAAGGCCCGCCGCGGCGAGATCCCCGAGTTCACCGGCATCTCCAGTCCCTACGAGGTCCCCGCCGACGCCGACGTCGCGATCGACACCACCGGCCGCTCGGTCGAGGACTGCCTCGCCGAGCTCCTCCCCCACCTGCCCTTCGGCCTGGAAGGTCCCGCCTGA
- a CDS encoding alpha/beta hydrolase, which translates to MPLDPQLAGLLELVAAGTPTYESDPVTARRGFRTLTVDFRKPEDVVPVASVTETEVAGGDGPVAARIYRPEGEGPWPVVAFFHGGGFVIGDLDTHDNLARRICRDAAAVVVSVDYRLAPEHPFPAGVEDAVAAARDLQGRTEELGGDGRLAVAGDSAGGNLAAVVSQQVPGIAVQLLVYPATDGPGEYESRTTNGQGYFLDLPTMAWFMEHYAPTDGVDPRFSPLRAASLAGQPPAVVVTAELDPLRDEGEAYAAALTAAGVHVVSRRYDGLIHGFVDMGAFSTAADAATAETIALFAEVLAAGPAAG; encoded by the coding sequence ATGCCCCTCGACCCCCAGCTGGCCGGCCTGCTCGAGCTCGTCGCTGCCGGCACCCCGACGTACGAGTCCGACCCGGTCACGGCCCGGCGCGGCTTCCGCACCCTGACCGTCGACTTCCGCAAGCCCGAGGACGTCGTGCCCGTCGCGTCGGTCACCGAGACCGAAGTGGCCGGCGGTGACGGCCCCGTCGCCGCGCGGATCTACCGCCCCGAGGGCGAGGGGCCCTGGCCGGTCGTGGCGTTCTTCCACGGCGGCGGCTTCGTCATCGGCGACCTCGACACCCACGACAACCTCGCCCGGCGGATCTGCCGCGACGCGGCGGCGGTGGTGGTGTCGGTCGACTACCGGCTCGCGCCCGAGCACCCCTTCCCGGCCGGCGTCGAGGACGCGGTCGCCGCGGCCCGCGACCTGCAGGGCCGCACCGAGGAGCTCGGCGGCGACGGCCGCCTCGCCGTGGCCGGCGACAGCGCCGGCGGCAACCTGGCCGCGGTGGTCAGCCAGCAGGTGCCCGGCATCGCCGTCCAGCTGCTCGTCTACCCCGCGACCGACGGCCCGGGGGAGTACGAGTCGCGCACCACCAACGGCCAGGGCTACTTCCTGGACCTGCCGACGATGGCGTGGTTCATGGAGCACTACGCCCCCACCGACGGCGTCGACCCGCGCTTCTCCCCGCTGCGCGCCGCGTCGCTCGCGGGCCAGCCGCCCGCGGTGGTGGTCACCGCCGAGCTCGACCCGCTCCGCGACGAGGGCGAGGCGTACGCCGCCGCGCTCACCGCCGCGGGCGTCCACGTCGTCTCGCGCCGCTACGACGGCCTCATCCACGGGTTCGTCGACATGGGCGCCTTCTCGACGGCCGCCGACGCCGCCACCGCCGAGACCATCGCGCTGTTCGCCGAGGTCCTGGCGGCCGGGCCCGCGGCGGGCTGA
- the typA gene encoding translational GTPase TypA, with protein sequence MSTPQTDPSARSSRTDLRNVAIVAHVDHGKTTLVDKMLWQGGAFGAHQHVDERAMDSGDLEREKGITILAKNTAIHYAGPSADGKPMTINIIDTPGHADFGGEVERGLSMVDGIVLLVDASEGPLPQTRFVLRKALNADMPVVLVVNKTDRGDARIAEVVDETYELFMDLLDDSHSQDALDFPVVYASARAGKASLEAPENGEVPDSEDLEPLFRTILETIPAPTYTEGKPLQAHVTNLDASPFLGRLALVRVHEGTLKKNQTVAWMRTDGTTKNVKITELLVTEALERKPGESAGPGDIVAIAGIPDIMIGETLADAENPVALPLIKVDEPAISMTIGTNTSPLAGRGPTKNTKVTARLVKDRLDAELVGNVSLRVLPTERPDAWEVQGRGELALAILVEQMRREGFELTVGKPQVVTREVNGKVHEPTERLTIDAPEEYLGAITQLLAVRKGRMEQMTNHGTGWVRMEFLVPARGLIGFRTEFLTETRGTGIAHQVFEGYEPWAGEIRSRSNGSLVADRAGAATAYAMTNLQERGVMFLEPTTEVYEGMIVGENSRADDMDVNITKEKKQTNVRASSSDNFEKLVPAKKLSLEQSLEFCREDECVEVTPDAVRIRKVDLDANTRGRTAARARRA encoded by the coding sequence ATGTCCACGCCCCAGACAGACCCGTCCGCCCGCAGCTCGCGCACCGACCTGCGCAACGTCGCGATCGTCGCGCACGTCGACCACGGCAAGACCACCCTGGTCGACAAGATGCTCTGGCAGGGCGGCGCGTTCGGCGCCCACCAGCACGTCGACGAGCGGGCGATGGACTCCGGTGACCTCGAGCGCGAGAAGGGCATCACGATCCTCGCGAAGAACACCGCGATCCACTACGCCGGCCCCTCGGCCGACGGCAAGCCGATGACGATCAACATCATCGACACCCCCGGTCACGCCGACTTCGGCGGCGAGGTCGAGCGCGGCCTGTCGATGGTCGACGGCATCGTGCTGCTGGTCGACGCCTCCGAGGGCCCGCTCCCCCAGACCCGCTTCGTGCTCCGCAAGGCGCTCAACGCCGACATGCCCGTCGTGCTGGTGGTCAACAAGACCGACCGCGGCGACGCCCGCATCGCCGAGGTCGTGGACGAGACCTACGAGCTCTTCATGGACCTGCTCGACGACTCCCACAGCCAGGACGCCCTCGACTTCCCGGTCGTCTACGCCTCGGCCCGCGCCGGCAAGGCCTCGCTCGAGGCCCCCGAGAACGGCGAGGTGCCCGACTCCGAGGACCTCGAGCCGCTGTTCCGGACGATCCTCGAGACGATCCCCGCGCCGACGTACACCGAGGGCAAGCCGCTGCAGGCCCACGTCACCAATCTCGACGCCAGCCCCTTCCTGGGCCGGCTCGCGCTGGTGCGGGTCCACGAGGGCACGCTGAAGAAGAACCAGACCGTCGCCTGGATGCGCACCGACGGCACCACCAAGAACGTCAAGATCACCGAGCTGCTCGTCACCGAGGCGCTCGAGCGCAAGCCCGGCGAGTCGGCCGGCCCCGGCGACATCGTCGCGATCGCGGGCATCCCCGACATCATGATCGGCGAGACCCTGGCCGACGCCGAGAACCCCGTCGCGCTGCCGCTGATCAAGGTCGACGAGCCCGCCATCTCGATGACGATCGGCACCAACACCTCCCCGCTGGCCGGCCGCGGCCCGACCAAGAACACCAAGGTCACCGCCCGCCTGGTCAAGGACCGGCTCGACGCCGAGCTCGTCGGCAACGTGTCGCTGCGCGTGCTCCCGACCGAGCGTCCCGACGCCTGGGAGGTGCAGGGCCGAGGCGAGCTGGCGCTGGCCATCCTGGTCGAGCAGATGCGCCGCGAGGGCTTCGAGCTGACCGTCGGCAAGCCGCAGGTCGTGACCCGCGAGGTCAACGGCAAGGTCCACGAGCCGACCGAGCGCCTGACGATCGACGCGCCGGAGGAGTACCTCGGCGCGATCACCCAGCTGCTCGCCGTCCGCAAGGGCCGCATGGAGCAGATGACCAACCACGGCACCGGCTGGGTCCGGATGGAGTTCCTGGTGCCGGCGCGCGGCCTCATCGGCTTCCGCACCGAGTTCCTCACCGAGACCCGTGGCACCGGCATCGCCCACCAGGTCTTCGAGGGCTACGAGCCCTGGGCCGGCGAGATCCGCTCGCGCTCCAACGGCTCGCTCGTCGCCGACCGGGCGGGCGCCGCCACGGCGTACGCCATGACGAACCTGCAGGAGCGCGGCGTGATGTTCCTCGAGCCGACCACCGAGGTCTACGAGGGCATGATCGTCGGCGAGAACTCCCGCGCCGACGACATGGACGTCAACATCACCAAGGAGAAGAAGCAGACCAACGTCCGCGCCTCCTCCTCGGACAACTTCGAGAAGCTGGTCCCCGCCAAGAAGCTCTCCCTCGAGCAGTCGCTGGAGTTCTGCCGCGAGGACGAGTGCGTCGAGGTCACTCCCGACGCCGTCCGGATCCGCAAGGTCGACCTCGACGCCAACACCCGCGGTCGCACCGCCGCCCGCGCGCGCCGCGCCTGA
- a CDS encoding protealysin inhibitor emfourin: protein MRCHFIPAYLLDQLADTTQDEHVTGVAQRTREIDRTLRGRRVDPPSQPVARAVAATPGADWEIHDAHNGTELPGDLVRTAGQPEVGDVTVDEAAVGLTETLALFADYGRDSYDGAGATVVATVHYEKDYDNAFWDGTQLVFGDGDGKVFGRFTKPIDVLGHELAHAVTQYTANLTYQGQSGALNESMSDVFGACTKQRHLGQDAASADWLVGEGIFVEGINGRALRSMLEPGTAYDDPALGKDPQVGSMADYVETTDDNGGVHLNSGIPNRAFVLAARAVGGESWSGAGRIWYAALTSGLAADSDFATFAAATVAAAGEHADAVREAWTTVGVTPGATDVPGTPAPAPTTTVGVRRSGGFAGLVKEGEVDLDSDDPRAPEVRSLVQRIDFTALAPVPPQPDRFVYSFRYATTQAQLPEQALDDDLRTLARIVLDE from the coding sequence ATGCGATGCCACTTCATCCCCGCGTACCTGCTGGACCAGCTCGCCGACACCACCCAGGACGAGCACGTCACGGGCGTCGCGCAGCGCACCCGGGAGATCGACCGGACGCTGCGCGGGAGGCGCGTGGACCCACCGAGCCAGCCGGTCGCGCGGGCGGTGGCGGCGACGCCGGGGGCCGACTGGGAGATCCACGACGCCCACAACGGCACCGAGCTGCCGGGTGACCTGGTGCGCACCGCGGGCCAGCCGGAGGTCGGGGACGTCACCGTCGACGAGGCAGCGGTCGGGCTGACCGAGACGCTGGCGCTGTTCGCCGACTACGGGCGCGACTCCTACGACGGCGCGGGCGCGACCGTGGTGGCCACCGTGCACTACGAGAAGGACTACGACAACGCGTTCTGGGACGGCACCCAGCTGGTGTTCGGCGACGGGGACGGCAAGGTCTTCGGCCGCTTCACCAAGCCGATCGACGTGCTCGGCCACGAGCTGGCCCACGCCGTCACGCAGTACACCGCCAACCTGACCTACCAGGGCCAGTCCGGGGCGCTCAACGAGTCGATGTCGGACGTGTTCGGGGCCTGCACGAAGCAGCGCCACCTCGGCCAGGACGCCGCCTCGGCCGACTGGCTCGTCGGCGAGGGCATCTTCGTCGAGGGCATCAACGGCAGGGCGCTGCGCTCGATGCTCGAGCCCGGGACGGCGTACGACGACCCGGCGCTGGGCAAGGACCCCCAGGTCGGCTCGATGGCCGACTACGTCGAGACCACCGACGACAACGGCGGCGTCCACCTCAACTCCGGCATCCCCAACCGCGCCTTCGTGCTCGCCGCGAGGGCCGTCGGCGGGGAGTCGTGGAGCGGCGCCGGCCGGATCTGGTACGCCGCCCTCACCTCCGGCCTGGCCGCCGACAGCGACTTCGCCACCTTCGCGGCCGCCACCGTCGCCGCGGCCGGCGAGCACGCCGACGCGGTCCGGGAGGCCTGGACCACGGTCGGCGTCACGCCGGGCGCGACCGACGTGCCGGGCACGCCCGCCCCGGCCCCCACCACCACCGTGGGGGTGCGCCGCTCCGGAGGCTTCGCCGGGCTGGTCAAGGAGGGCGAGGTCGACCTCGACTCCGACGACCCGCGCGCCCCCGAGGTGCGCTCGCTGGTGCAGCGCATCGACTTCACCGCGCTGGCGCCGGTGCCGCCGCAGCCCGACCGCTTCGTCTACTCCTTCCGCTACGCCACCACCCAGGCCCAGCTGCCCGAGCAGGCCCTCGACGACGACCTGCGGACGCTGGCGCGCATCGTGCTCGACGAGTAG
- a CDS encoding sulfite exporter TauE/SafE family protein, which yields MADLLTYSALAVLVVSFGVGIVVGLTGMGGGALMTPALMALGVPATAAVANDLVAASINKSVGASVHWRRGSPDLRLAGLLMIGSVPFAFAGGFLVKSVGEAEVQQEFLTTAIGAALLFTASTYALRMYLQLRHVTAGNELSEEAPRVRAVPTVLVGAVGGLLVGITSVGSGSLIMVALLLIYPTLSAVKLVGTDLVQAVPLVLAAAIGHVLTEGVTWAVLVPLVLGGTPGTFLGARMAAWVKQSVIRRGIVIVLTLTGLKMLGVPPEGVGIIGAALLLLGPLAWGFVRTRHGLPAFDNDSTAWRIPEPTRPDQPVPPQG from the coding sequence ATGGCCGACCTGCTGACGTACTCCGCGCTCGCCGTCCTGGTCGTCAGCTTCGGCGTCGGCATCGTCGTGGGCCTCACCGGCATGGGCGGCGGCGCGCTGATGACCCCGGCGCTGATGGCCCTCGGCGTCCCCGCGACCGCGGCCGTCGCCAACGACCTGGTGGCGGCCAGCATCAACAAGTCGGTGGGCGCAAGCGTGCACTGGCGCCGCGGCTCCCCCGACCTCCGCCTGGCCGGCTTGCTGATGATCGGGTCCGTGCCGTTCGCCTTCGCCGGCGGCTTCCTGGTCAAGAGCGTCGGCGAGGCCGAGGTGCAGCAGGAGTTCCTCACGACCGCGATCGGGGCCGCGCTGCTGTTCACCGCGTCGACGTACGCCCTGCGGATGTACCTCCAGCTGCGCCACGTCACCGCCGGCAACGAGCTCAGCGAGGAAGCCCCGCGCGTGCGAGCCGTCCCGACCGTGCTCGTCGGCGCCGTCGGCGGCCTGCTGGTCGGCATCACCTCGGTCGGCTCCGGCTCGCTCATCATGGTGGCGCTGCTGCTGATCTACCCCACGCTCTCGGCCGTCAAGCTGGTCGGCACCGACCTCGTCCAGGCGGTGCCGCTCGTGCTCGCCGCCGCCATCGGCCACGTGCTGACCGAGGGCGTCACCTGGGCCGTGCTGGTCCCGCTGGTCCTCGGCGGCACGCCCGGCACCTTCCTCGGCGCCCGCATGGCCGCCTGGGTCAAGCAGTCGGTCATCCGCCGGGGCATCGTGATCGTGCTGACGCTGACCGGCCTGAAGATGCTCGGCGTCCCTCCCGAAGGGGTGGGGATCATCGGCGCGGCCCTGCTGCTCCTCGGCCCCCTCGCGTGGGGCTTCGTCCGCACCCGCCACGGCCTGCCCGCCTTCGACAACGACTCCACCGCCTGGCGGATCCCCGAGCCCACGCGTCCGGACCAGCCCGTCCCCCCTCAGGGGTAG
- the galE gene encoding UDP-glucose 4-epimerase GalE, with translation MKVLITGGAGYIGSTTALALERAGHVPVVLDSLVTGPRAFVGDRIFYEGDIADRALVRRVVEEHPDIEVTVHMAARIVVPESVARPYEYYRDNVAKSLELFDELGRCGRPRVLFSSSASVYDTVEGFAVDEDSPVRPGSPYAWTKLMMERALQDMASASDLRAVVLRYFNPVGSDPELRTGVHVREPSHVLGQLVRAAQGLQERFLITGTDLPTRDGTGLRDYVHVWDLALAHVAAVERFDQALERHGASSVVMNVGTGRGVTVRELVEAVERVLGREVPVGEAPPREGDSVGAYAEVGRIHDLVGWRATLGLEEAIASALAWSERRQEVLGYP, from the coding sequence GTGAAGGTGCTGATCACGGGCGGTGCGGGCTACATCGGGTCGACGACGGCGCTGGCCCTGGAGCGGGCCGGCCACGTCCCCGTGGTGCTCGACTCGCTCGTCACCGGGCCCCGGGCGTTCGTCGGGGACCGGATCTTCTACGAGGGCGACATCGCCGACCGTGCCCTGGTGCGCCGCGTGGTGGAGGAGCACCCGGACATCGAGGTGACGGTCCACATGGCGGCTCGCATCGTCGTCCCCGAGTCGGTGGCGCGGCCCTACGAGTACTACCGGGACAACGTCGCCAAGTCGCTCGAGCTCTTCGACGAGCTCGGCCGGTGCGGGAGGCCGCGCGTGCTCTTCTCCTCCTCGGCCTCGGTCTACGACACGGTCGAGGGCTTCGCGGTGGACGAGGACTCACCGGTGCGGCCGGGCTCGCCGTACGCCTGGACCAAGCTGATGATGGAGCGGGCCCTGCAGGACATGGCGTCGGCGTCGGACCTGCGGGCCGTGGTGCTGCGCTACTTCAACCCGGTGGGCTCGGATCCCGAGCTGCGCACGGGGGTCCACGTCCGCGAGCCCTCCCACGTGCTCGGCCAGCTCGTCCGCGCGGCGCAGGGCCTCCAGGAGCGGTTCCTCATCACCGGCACCGACCTCCCGACCCGGGACGGGACCGGGCTGCGCGACTACGTCCACGTGTGGGACCTCGCGCTGGCCCACGTCGCCGCGGTCGAGCGCTTCGACCAGGCGCTGGAGCGCCACGGCGCGTCGAGCGTGGTGATGAACGTCGGCACCGGTCGGGGCGTGACGGTCCGTGAGCTGGTCGAGGCCGTGGAGCGGGTGCTCGGCCGGGAGGTCCCGGTGGGGGAGGCGCCCCCGCGCGAGGGCGACTCGGTGGGCGCCTACGCCGAGGTGGGGCGCATCCACGACCTGGTCGGGTGGCGCGCCACCCTGGGCCTCGAGGAGGCCATCGCGTCGGCGCTGGCGTGGTCCGAGCGGCGCCAGGAGGTCCTCGGCTACCCCTGA
- a CDS encoding asparaginase produces the protein MPDAPAPASSLDSTTAAGHVLIAEVVRSGFVEGHHHGSWVVLAADGSVQASAGDVTGPVLPRSCNKPLQALAMVEAGLGLVDEQLALACASHSGEPFHVEAVRRVLADAGLSEADLQTPVDWPLDDAARDEVIRAGGSKASVLMNCSGKHAAMLATCVANGWPTATYLQPDHPLQQQVLSTFARATGEQVQVLATDGCGAPLLSTSLTGLARGFASLATATEGPARRIAEAVRAHPAYVSGTTRDELALLTAIPGAIGKAGAESCYVVALPDGRAVATKTDDGGARARPVLMAALLERHGLLDGPGVDVDAVRRTGETPLLGGGHPVGEVRAVLP, from the coding sequence ATGCCAGACGCCCCCGCTCCCGCCTCCTCGCTCGACTCCACGACCGCCGCCGGGCACGTCCTGATCGCGGAGGTCGTGCGCTCGGGCTTCGTCGAGGGCCACCACCACGGGTCCTGGGTGGTGCTCGCCGCCGACGGGTCGGTGCAGGCCTCGGCCGGCGACGTGACCGGCCCGGTGCTGCCGCGCTCGTGCAACAAGCCGCTGCAGGCGCTGGCCATGGTCGAGGCCGGCCTCGGGCTGGTCGACGAGCAGCTCGCGCTGGCGTGCGCGTCGCACTCCGGCGAGCCCTTCCACGTCGAGGCCGTGCGGCGGGTGCTGGCCGACGCGGGGCTGAGCGAGGCCGACCTGCAGACGCCGGTCGACTGGCCGCTGGACGACGCCGCCCGCGACGAGGTGATCCGGGCCGGCGGCAGCAAGGCGAGCGTGCTGATGAACTGCTCGGGCAAGCACGCCGCGATGCTGGCGACCTGCGTGGCCAACGGCTGGCCCACCGCGACGTACCTCCAGCCCGACCACCCGCTGCAGCAGCAGGTGCTGTCCACCTTCGCCCGCGCGACCGGCGAGCAGGTGCAGGTCCTCGCCACCGACGGCTGCGGCGCCCCGCTGCTGTCCACCTCGCTGACCGGGCTGGCCCGCGGGTTCGCCTCGCTGGCGACCGCGACCGAGGGGCCGGCCCGGCGGATCGCGGAGGCGGTGCGCGCCCACCCGGCGTACGTCTCGGGCACCACGCGCGACGAGCTGGCCCTCCTCACGGCGATCCCCGGCGCGATCGGCAAGGCCGGGGCGGAGTCCTGCTACGTCGTGGCGCTGCCCGACGGGCGCGCGGTCGCGACCAAGACCGACGACGGCGGCGCCCGGGCGCGGCCGGTGCTGATGGCCGCGCTGCTCGAGCGCCACGGCCTCCTGGACGGACCCGGGGTCGACGTGGACGCCGTGCGACGGACCGGCGAGACCCCCCTGCTCGGCGGCGGCCACCCCGTCGGCGAGGTTCGCGCCGTCCTGCCCTGA
- a CDS encoding DUF2516 family protein, whose protein sequence is MDLWGVRAGISEITFFVLLALKAWAFIDAVLRRSDAFVAAGKLTKPAWCLILGLALVSSLVFPSVFGLLSILGIVAALVYVLDVRPALASVTRR, encoded by the coding sequence ATGGATCTGTGGGGCGTGCGGGCGGGGATCAGCGAGATCACGTTCTTCGTGCTGCTCGCGCTCAAGGCCTGGGCCTTCATCGACGCGGTGCTGCGCCGCAGCGACGCCTTCGTCGCCGCCGGCAAGCTCACCAAGCCCGCCTGGTGCCTCATCCTCGGGCTGGCGCTGGTCTCGTCGCTGGTCTTCCCCTCGGTCTTCGGGCTGCTCTCGATCCTCGGCATCGTGGCCGCCCTGGTCTACGTGCTCGACGTGCGCCCCGCACTGGCCTCGGTCACCCGCCGCTGA